From a single Budorcas taxicolor isolate Tak-1 chromosome X, Takin1.1, whole genome shotgun sequence genomic region:
- the SNX12 gene encoding sorting nexin-12 isoform X2: MSDTAVADTRRLNSKPQDLTDAYGPPSNFLEIDIFNPQTVGVGRARFTTYETNLPIFKLKESCVRRRYSDFEWLKNELERDSKIVVPPLPGKALKRQLPFRGDEGIFEESFIEERRQGLEQFINKIAGHPLAQNERCLHMFLQEEAIDRNYVPGKVRQ, encoded by the exons ATGTCGGACACGGCAGTAGCTGACACTCGGCGCCTTAACTCGAAGCCGCAGGACCTGACCGACGCTTACGGGCCTCCGAGTAACTTCCTGGAGATCGACATCTTTAATCCACAGACGGTGGGCGTGGGCCGCGCGCGCTTCACCACCTATGAG ACAAACCTACCTATCTTCAAACTAAAGGAGTCCTGTGTACGACGGCGCTACAGTGACTTTGAGTGGCTAAAAAATGAGCTGGAGCGAGATAGTAAG ATTGTAGTACCACCACTCCCTGGGAAAGCCTTGAAGCGGCAGCTCCCTTTCCGAGGAGACGAAGGGATCTTTGAGGAGTCCTTTATTGAAGAAAGGAGGCAGGGCCTGGAACAGTTTATTAACAA AATTGCTGGGCACCCACTGGCTCAGAACGAACGCTGCCTACACATGTTCCTGCAGGAGGAGGCAATTGACAGGAACTACGTCCCTGGGAAGGTGCGCCAGTAG
- the SNX12 gene encoding sorting nexin-12 isoform X1 yields MSDTAVADTRRLNSKPQDLTDAYGPPSNFLEIDIFNPQTVGVGRARFTTYEVRMRTNLPIFKLKESCVRRRYSDFEWLKNELERDSKIVVPPLPGKALKRQLPFRGDEGIFEESFIEERRQGLEQFINKIAGHPLAQNERCLHMFLQEEAIDRNYVPGKVRQ; encoded by the exons ATGTCGGACACGGCAGTAGCTGACACTCGGCGCCTTAACTCGAAGCCGCAGGACCTGACCGACGCTTACGGGCCTCCGAGTAACTTCCTGGAGATCGACATCTTTAATCCACAGACGGTGGGCGTGGGCCGCGCGCGCTTCACCACCTATGAGGTTCGCATGCGG ACAAACCTACCTATCTTCAAACTAAAGGAGTCCTGTGTACGACGGCGCTACAGTGACTTTGAGTGGCTAAAAAATGAGCTGGAGCGAGATAGTAAG ATTGTAGTACCACCACTCCCTGGGAAAGCCTTGAAGCGGCAGCTCCCTTTCCGAGGAGACGAAGGGATCTTTGAGGAGTCCTTTATTGAAGAAAGGAGGCAGGGCCTGGAACAGTTTATTAACAA AATTGCTGGGCACCCACTGGCTCAGAACGAACGCTGCCTACACATGTTCCTGCAGGAGGAGGCAATTGACAGGAACTACGTCCCTGGGAAGGTGCGCCAGTAG